A window of Nicotiana sylvestris chromosome 8, ASM39365v2, whole genome shotgun sequence genomic DNA:
CCAAGTCCTGTTTTTAACACTACATTCGTTTGGACCTGGGCCCAGGTTGGTGAATAGCCATGCCCGTCTGCGTACTTTGGTTCTGATTTTAAACGGGTGGTATTCATGACCCAACTATAATAGCTCTTAAACCATATAATTAATTGGGACTCCTCcttttattttagaaacgaaCTAATCAGAACACTATAGATTACTTTAGGTTGGCCCTTTAAAGATagtaaaatgagatgagcctcgctgaataaacacataaatggcagggccctcacgattgtatatattaattacttagaactcgggatcagccgcttagcgaatttcacggccttcttcctaaaataacaacgcgttagtctctttaggcgcgtacttaaataatattacctttttaaacccgggtgcacatttatgtaacccaaatccaaatctcaacgaagtcgaaatatgtcgatattcacgggtacattgatgtgacgtgattcgagatacgttctcacaacgttgcaattctatgtttaaataataatgataataataaaagcggttaaaagttaaaatttgcacataggttcataattgtataaaaatcagataattaagccgaatatgacagttgagcgaccgtgctagaaccacggaactcgggaatgcctaacaccttctcccgggttaacagaatttcttatccagatttctggttcgcggactgtaatatagagttaatcttttcctcgactcaggattcaaccggtgacttgggacaccataaatctcccaagtggcgactctgatttaaataataaatcctgtttcgattgtcctttaattggaaaaactcccttttactcCCCCTACgggcgcaggtgaaaaaggaggtgtgacagtggcgGCACAATAATACCTGGAACAACTACACCATTTTCCCCATAGTCCTCAATCATCTCCGTTTACCAAGTTAGACATTTTTGACCTGAAATGGATGATCttggaaaagaaaaagtgtgaaagataacttgcgttatgtagtaaaaccagcaagaaaataatcactattattttagccccacggtgggtgccaaactgtttaacgtgaaaatggtaatagcaattaaatttattgatgggactctaaaaatacggatctatttttatgctagtttgttaagcagttgatgctgagTATGTGATATTTAGAGATAAAATAAAGTTAGGAAGAGAGCTATAATCAAACCGCTAAGTGAGCTATTCGGGGCCTCAAGCCTATCGATttgggacctcgaggtcgattccaggGCTCGGACTCGAGCTGTCGTGGGTGATTGGGGTAGGGATAATCGTTATGAAAtaatcaacgaaggctctttatggccaatgacaaacaataaatgatgaacaaatatgaggACAATAAATGAAAGCAGTATTATCAAAAGAATGTATGAGAGAGCAAAAAGAGTGTTCTTTTATATTTCTTGTGGAGCGGATAGAGCAACAACAGAGCATTACAAAGTGCcaaggatcccccttatataggaggaaaaatcccaacatagtacaaaatacattaatgataaagaaaccGGGATGGGACAGCTGGCTAACTTCATGATGCAGGCTCAAACTAGcttcagactagcctgacagattttgTCGGGCCCGGCTGCACTCTTCGGAAACTCCCCATGCCCGTTGGGGTCACATCCAACGTTATCCCCAGGTCGGGTATCGATATACCTCGAGGGAGGGTACTCGGTCCgtggtctcgagccttcgaggtgatcttccGAGACGCCTTATTAACGAGAAATTGGTTCCTTCGATTTCCCCGTATACAAGAATCTTGGAAAGGAATGCAAGAAATTAGAAGAAGTTTTTGAATGGTTGTGATGCGGTATTTATAAGAGAAAGACATCATTATGAACTATCACTTCAAACTGACACGGCCGCAGAAAACCTTAAAAAGATGTTGTAAACTGTAGAGACAATCATATCAAAACACGTTTCTCGAGCATTAAGTGGAAAAAACGTACATCTCTTCGCTTTTGAAGAAAATATAATGATATTGGGAAGAGGCAGCAAGACATTCACCCCATAAATAAACTTATCACTTCCCGAATATTTAGAAAGTGAGGAGAATATCTGTATTGGCGGAAAAATAGATATGCCACGTGAAGTAATGATATGTTGACAGGTGGCATTTGAATAAGAGCAATAAAGAGGAATGATGTACAGGATTATTTATAAAGATACCGTATCTTATAATCGGAAAGAAGAGATAGACATGGGATGCATGAACACCACAAAAGAGGAAGATTCATCAACAAATACGAATATGAAAAAGGAATTAGCATAATCCCTGATTATACACGATTGTTTGCTATTACCATAACCGTTACGAATAATTTCAATTATGAGCAATTAATGAAGTTAATATTAGTAATGGTCAAGAATTAAGTGGGAAAAACAGTTACGTATTGTATCcttatataaacttccattgccATGCTTTGTACGATCATCATGGAATCCACAAATATACGCAATCAATTTTTCTCTGCTTGATTGAAGATTCTTACTTTCAATCCTTGGAAGGAAGCTACAATAATCTATAAGATTTCCTTTccttttattaattaaatatttaatttctaTCATTTCATATTCTCTTATATttagaaaagtgaaataaaattgGTTATTAGAAATCCGATTTATTTCAATATTTGCTTTGaccacaaaaattattttttggttaaatatTTACTGAAGTGAGCTATTGTGGTGCTTCTTTCTCAACTAGTGCTTagagttctttttcttcttctttttagttgcAAAATGAGCTTGTtagatttgatattgttttggcCAATTGATGATTGAGtttttttaataatatttgaaaattttgtttcaaatttgagtttatttggagtagatttaggtagTAAATCGCATGTTGGATTGTTGAACAAATTTGTATTTCTGGGCAATTTGCACTTAAGACTAAAACGTCTTAAGTGGATGTAAAATTTTTGATGCACTTCAGACTAAAACATTTCAAGTGCAAAAATTTCAAACTAAAATATCTTAAGTACATGTAAAAAATTGGCTGCACTTCAGACTAAAAtatctttcattttttttctttcttctttcgcTTCAAAAACTTTGCTCGGTATTGGCTTGTATTGTAAATTTCGGTAGATTTCATTGTTTTTGGGCTTATTTCATACTGAAAAGGAATAAATTACATTGCGGTAATATGAGTGAAAAGAATGAAAGTACTATGAGTGACACAAATGAATGTAACTTCAAACAAATTTTTGATATTTTGTCTGAAGTTAGGCTTACTTTAGACCCGTTTTTATGTCTTAAGTTTATAACTTCACATGCAAATTTTTTCAACTTCAGACCCTCTAGTCTAAAGCTAATCCCAAAACAAGTAAGCTTGTAAATTTTTATGTAATAACATTAACGGTGATCCTTAAATGGAATATATATGCACTTGTTCCCTCAAGCTATGGTGACCAAGAGAACTCCTCTAGCACAAATTGAAGCACCTTTTTGGGTCCAAAATGTGCACTTTATTCCATACTACCTCTCTCAACTAGTATGATGTTAGATAGTTGACTAAATTACGTCCAAACAACAATACAACACTTGctaaaaaaatagaaaaccaaaCGACATTGTACCATCGACCTATGCCTATTTCCAACTCATCTTGAACTGCTATTCACCTAAGAAACAAAATCCTAAGGAGAGAGTGGACAGAACAAAAAGCAGCGCCATACAAATAGGAGAAACAAAAGAAGCCAAAAATTCCCATTTCAATGGCTTCTTCCTTGGCTTTGCCTTCAACTTCAACAAAAAGCTCTTCTCTCTGTCAAAGCTTCGTCCCTAAAAGGACCCATCAGCCTAGCTTTGTTGTAAGTCCTTTCGCATTCCCTTTTTTCTTTGTGTGGTTCCTTTAAACTAAATCCCTTTTAGAAGATTTAATCTGTTAAATGGAAAACATGCCTGCTCTATTTTTGATGAAGGGGTTCAGAAAATATTAATAATTCTTTATATTGATTTTGCAGTTTAGTGCACAGTAGGGATGGAATTTACATAGTATTTCTAATCGTTTGTGATTCATTTTATTAGTTAAAGCTCCAATTTTGGCCGATGAAAAGTGTATGCTGCTTATTGATATTTATTTGCTTTATTATTAAGATCCTTTACTTTTTTGTTTTTCACTTTTCCGCTAGTAGTAAACCATTGATGTGTGTGTTTAAGATGACTAAACTATATTTACAAAAACAATAGAAATTGAAAAGTGTCTTTACAAGGAGAAATGGAAATGGAGTTTTTTGGATTAATTAATTTTGGTTTATAAGCACTTGACAAGTGCTTATGAGTTGGCCTTGACCAGGTTATAAGCTTGACTTGACGCCCTCTTATATATCTGTCCTTTTTAAGGGGTTATATTCTTATACTCTTAAGTGAAAAAAATAATTTAGTGCAACTTGAGTTTGCTCTGCTTTCCTGGATTTAGTGTTATAAGTTGAAACTTTGATAAAGCTCCAAAATTTATGGTGCTTGCTTGTTTTATTGCTGTGCCCTCTTAGATATCTGCCCTTTCTTTTGTTTGGATATCAGAGTTGTGAAAGAAGTGAACCAGTGAATGGGAAGCCTCGCGTGCCAATTATCAATGATGGAACACTTCCAAAGTTCTTGCAAGCAAAACGCCTAGAGAATGCAGTTAGTAGAAACAATAGCAGGCTGAAGATATTCACTGGAACTGCAAATCCTTCTCTTTCTCAGGTAAACCAGACGATTGTTATGTGTATACATGCTGTTTTCTTGTCTGCCAAATTCAGTCTAGTGACAACCAAGATCTTCTTATTTGCTTTGTACAGTGTAAACAGTGACATACTGAAATTTGCTTCCCGAGTTTCACACTTCAGTAATTCCTCAACTTCAAATACTAATCTAGTGTCTTAAAATTTGTTATCAAGTAGTAGTATTTAGAAAAAATTGGAATAGCCTTTCCAGCAGGACAAGAAAACAAATCCTTGGGAGATTGCCTCCAGTTgtacattgttttttttttttttttgatttgcaccgggtgtccgagtctctAAGAGCCCTGACTAATCCCTGGGGTGCACCGGCCCTCGGCAAGGAGTTTTCCGCAAGTGCAccacggttaattcaggttttacccagtccgatggtcctcagaaattgtttgcacccagtaggtttcgaacttgagaccttgaaagggaGCAAACCCCAAGGCTCAAGTCAATTGCCACCAGGCCAACCCCTGAGGGTTGCCTCCAGTTGTACATTGTACTTGACTGTTCCAGCCCACTCAAGGATATAGTTTCAGGATTTGGGACTATGGAGAATTCTGCGGTTTCGGTCTCGATAATTCAGCTTTAGATTTTCATTCCTCGTTAAGCATAAAGAATTTTCCTCCTTTTAAATATTGCATAAGAAGTGGGGATTAAAGGAACAttcatttgttttctctcttCTTACGAAAGATATACAATTACAAAGATATCTGAAAAATCCGTTGTAAGAATTCCTAGGATATTATTTTATTTGGTAATTATTTACTTTTCTCCTCAATCGTCAAAATATACGAATTATTGTCACTTCTAGCAGTGAATCTATGAAGCTTCTTTTAAGTTAATGCTGTGCTTTTCTTTTCAACTGATGCAACAATTTTTGTCACTTAGGAAATTGCTTGGTACATGGGCTTTGATCTGGGAAAGGTCAACATAAAGCGCTTTGCTGATGGTGAAATTTATGTCCAGTTGCAAGAGAGTGTTCGAGGCTGTGATATCTACTTGATTCAATCCACATGTCCTCCGGCCAATGAAAACCTTATGGAGCTTTTGGTAATGATAGATGCATGCAGAAGGGCTTCTGCCAAGACCATTACTGCCGTGATTCCATACTTTGGATATGCCAGAGCTGATAGAAAGGCAAGCTAGATTCCTTTGCAAATTTTATGCTTGCAAGCTTCAAATTTTTATTGGTCAATTTTATCAGCCACCTTTGTCTTTGTTTCTATTCCACATCGAGGTGGGAATGGGTGTGGCGTTTACCTCTATATATACCTGTATAATAATACCCAAAAGGTGATTACAAAAGGAGAGGGAGTCAGTGTTGTGAAGAGCGTGAAGCCAGGAAAAGCGACAAGCCCCTTTTCGCTTAAAGCGAGAAGCGAAGTGCTCGCTTTTTTGAAGTGAAGCGGAATTTTTTaaaaacaatattaaaataaatactgCGTagacaatgaagaagaagaagaggagaataacaataaaataaataCTGCATAGACAACTAAGAATAAATGATATGAAAAAAATGGCAGTAAGTATGCCAAAAAATGGCAGTATAACTGAAACAAAAAATGGGCAGCATTTCGCTGCAATTTATCACTGAAACGGTGAAGcaaatgaagaagaagaggagagaaaaagaagaaccgAAGGGGAAAACAATTTCGCCAGCTATTTGCTGCTATTTGGACACTGAAAcagtgaaagaaaaagaagaagaaggaggaggaggaggaggaagaaatcACATACCTGGGACCAAACTTGACGATGTTGAAGTTAAAAAAAGAGAGCCTTTTTAATTAATTAACGTTGGCAGCCCAGTTATAAAGAGAAGCGCTCGCTTCTGTCGCTTTGTTCGCTTCCTCGCTTCTGGCTTTTTCAGGGGAAGCGATCGTTTTTGTGTACCTGATACGCTTCAGATCAGAGAAGCGCCAGATGCCTCGTTTCGCATCGCTTCTCGCTTTAAGCAAGGAAACGGTCGCTTTTAACAACACTGAGGAGTAGAGCCTAACCTGACATTTCCCTATGCTCTTATGATTACAAGTACTGCCACTATTTTCTTGCATCTTCTTCTGGGTCACTATTTTAGTGTTCTTTACTCTTGAAATAGTGCAACGATTATGTCGAACAGTTTGTGTCCTTTTTTACTACTTTCTTTTCATATGCTTTGAGGTTTTCTCAGTTGTCTTTAAGAGTTACAACTTACAGATGAGAACACAATTTTTAGTGCATTTATTATGTTCTAATAatcataattttttttagttaCAGACACAAGGTCGTGAATCCATTGGCGCCAAATTGGTTGCGAACCTTATAACTGAAGCAGGTGCAGATCGTGTTCTAGCTTGTGATCTGCACTCCGGGCAATCAATGGGTTACTTTGACATTCCGGTGGACCATGTGTACTGTCAGGTAATCTCTTATGTACTATTGACAATGCTTAAGTATTTCCCATTTTAAATTAGCAAATGAGCAGTCTGCATTCTTTGCATGCACAGCCGGTTGTCCTTGATTACCTTGCTAGCAAGAAGATTTCTTCCAATGATTTGGTAGTGGTCTCTCCTGATGTTGGCGGTGTTGCTAGAGCACGTGCCTTTGCAAAAAAGTTATCTGATGCACCATTAGCCATTGTGGACAAAAGGCGGCAAGGACATAATGTCGCCGAGGTAGATACAAAGCTAAACCTTGGTACTGCAGTTTATTGCATTGTCATGGAAACAATGTTTTAAGTTCTGGTCTCCCAATAGATGAGATGAAGACCCCCTTTAAAAATTCTATTTGTGAGCTACGTTGCTCGAACTCTCCAAAAATATTGTCGCACCCATATCGGATCCTCCAAAATTTTACTACTTTGGAGGATCTGGCACACACCCGGCGGGGGCATTTTTGAatagtccgagcaacatagcttGTGAGCAATGTGTTGTCCTCACAGTTTTGGAGTATCATTTAGCAAGATGTATTTCCACAAAACTTATTTAATCCTCTAATCAAGGGTTTCTACTCAAAGGTCAATTCCCCTCTTTGGCTGGACTAACCAACGCTATTGCTTCAATCCTTTCCCCTCccaatccccccccccctttccctttccttttatttttgcttttccACGTTTTTTGGGGAATGTTGGAAGGTGAAAGGGTCCTTTGAGAGCATTCCTATCTAAAAGTGCTGTATCGGTTCAGGACTATTCATTTGGCTTGCAAGTGCCTAGCAGTCTCAAAAAGTTCTTTTTTGTGGAGTAGGCTGTATTTCCGTGTTCAGCCTTGGTCTCATAGTTTATAAGCATTCCTCCCAAGTCAAGTAAACTgctacatttttttttttttttttttttggggacCAGTAAGGTAATTCATTAACAGAGTACTAAGAAGGTACTTTAAATGTATGAGCTCTATACCCAACTCCTTTATGCGAtgcttaataattaatattggtTAAGACATCGAATACTTTTTTTCATGGGTCACTGACTGTGTTGTGACGTGCATCTATCTGCACTTCTTCTTTAGTGTACCTCAACATGATTTTGGTGCTTTTAGATATGGTTTGCTCTATATGAGGATCATCATCCTaattattctttttaatttatcACTTACATCTGTTGATTAAGCATCCAACTACGGAGGGGAAAAACCCGTAGCAGATATGCTTGAATTCAGGTGAAAACAATATTATAGAGCTATTATACTACACAAAGTAGTAAACTCTGTTTGCATTTCTTCTTCCAACATCGCTTTCAACACATCCTATCTTGTCCTGGAGCCATTATTTTGTTCTGTTGCAGGTTATGAACCTGATAGGTGATGTTAAAGGAAAAGTTGCAGTTATGGTGGATGACATGATTGACACAGCAGGTTAGTTGGATGCATAACTCTAGTATTCATGTCGATCCAAAACCTGGAAACATAAATGGTTTATTAGTCTTAGTTCTTTCTAGCATGGACACTAACTGACTCAATGAACTATGTGGTGATCTGTTTAGTATCCTCTATCTTGAGTTATTCGCCCTGaaggttttattttatttatgtttctctttcttccattTGCGCATCTTAAGATTATGAAATTGTCACAACTAGAAGTTCCACTAGGTGCACATGTGCAGTGTGGAGCTTCTTTTGCTTTTGTTAGGCTCATTTTCTTGTTCTAAGGAGGTCAGGTTTGAAAATCACTTGTTAACTTTCTGCTTATGGGTCTTAGGGACTATTGCCAAAGGCGCAGCGCTTTTGCATCAGGAGGGCGCACGCGAAGTTTATGCATGCTGTACGCATGCTGTTTTTAGGTAAAATTTCCCATTTATTTGACACGTTATACAGCATTAAGAactctatatatatacacattatACCCTTAGTAGAGTGGTTAGCTGGGTGAATATGGATACACTTCAACCAATCTATCTCGGCTGATGTTTTAGCTTACAACTAGACTGTTGCTGTGTGAAAATTGTTCTATTCTTTGGCAGACCTTCAATCATTTTTTTTAAGCTGAACACGTTTCTATTTTAATAATGGTTGTAACTTGTTGTGGAGTGGAAGTATTGTATAACTTTGTGCAAATTTGGCCTAGTCACTTTTCTTTGGTATATGAGAGTAGAATCTCTGGGAGCAGCTCAGACTCAAACTTTCACTAATATTATTGTAGTTTAGTACTACCTCCGGTCCAGTTTAATGTTCGTCTAAGATTTTGGCATACCCATGAAAAACCCAATATAATATTATTAATTGTAAGGATTATTTGACTAAGTTACCCTGATACGATCCGAGATACACAAAGCAACAGAAGTTGAAAATAACAATAGTTGAAGCAAAACTGAAGATAGATTTCCATTAAAGTAATCGAAAGTAGTTTGGATAATCAAATCAAGAAGAAAAATCTAGAACCTAGATGAACGTCTCAGGCAACAACCAACTTACGTGTTCGATCGCCTCCAAAGTACGACAAAAAGAAACCCTAGATATAAAGAAAGGCGAAGAAGATTACCCTGAAGAACCTAATTCTTTAAAACAGGTAATCCAAAGTCGAATGTGAATCAAGAGGCTCAAAATCTCTCTGAAGAGTTTTcttatgtcaaaatatgctaagtgaCTAATGAAATAACCCTACATTATTATAAATATTAAATACCCAATGGGTAAAATAGGAAAAAGTTCCAAAGATGATTTTCCAAAACAGCTCGTAGGCCCAACCGTGTTCTCAACGGTAGCCTCAACCGTGTCACATAGCTAAATCGTGTGGAAATTCATAAGCTTATTTTCTTCGGCTCTTCAGGCCCCTCTTGAACCATGGCCAATAGTTGGTGCAACTGTGTTTCACTGTTTGGCTTGGGTCTTGATACTTCAATTCCCAAGCTTCCAAATATGGTATTCTTTGCAAGAATTCTCAAGTTGACTCTCCAAATACCTTCTAATTCTTTGTTGAAGATCATGCAACTCCTTAGCGTGCATTCCTTGAACGTTCTTGGACTTGGAGTGAGTCAACGGTCCACTAGATAATTCGAGGTACTCCTCAATGTTCTCCGTTCCTTCCGGGCTATCTAGGATCGTATCATACCCTTTATAATCTCTTCAAATTACCCTTTGTCTCTCAAACTTTTTAGATCATTTATTGGAGGAGGGGTTGATTTGGAAAAGATAATTAATGCCTTCCTGAGGttaaaacaacatttaaaatggACATCAAGTAGTATTAATTCGTATGTCATTGATGTTGAGACTCATAAGGTGTTATTTTTTGAATATTAGAAACAACTGCAATTTTTTGTTCCTATGGTTCCAACATTCTTGATATATGGTTCCAAGTTTACGCATATCTTGAGTTACCTTTATATTAATTCACTATTAATATTCTTGTTCTGACAGCCCCCCTGCGATCGAGAGGTTGTCAAGTGGCCTTTTTCAAGAGGTCATCGTCACAAACACAATTCCTGCCATGGAGAAAAACTATTTCCCACAGCTGACTGTTCTCTCAGTCGCAAATCTTCTCGGTGAAACAATTTGGCGAGTGCATGATGATTGCTCTGTGAGTAGCATTTTCCAATAGGCAGGAGAGATGGTGGCAACCCCTCAAGCCAGGTTGTCGGAGTTTTCATTTAGCTTCTGCATgttatttgttttcctttttttatttttcaaatcatcTCCCTCTTTTCACTCTTCCATCAATTAGACGCCTCCATTGGCATGAATTTCCTTTACCCTTGTCCATCTTTAGAGGTGACTGACATGCTAAGCGAGTGAACAAATTCTTCTCTTGTTCCATGCTTGTTTTTCGTTGTAGCCAAGCCAGAGTAAGTTCTACAGTTTTAGAATATTTTGGTCTTGTTAAGTTAGATAGTTGGAAGGATAGGAAGATGGAAACGTCATGTTCTTACTTTCAAGATAGGATTGATCCATGTTCTGACATCTCATGACTATCAAGCCATAGTATTAATCCAGAAAATACTGCTCCGacattggaaacagcctctctactccctcgggtaggggtaaggtctgcgtacacactaccctccccagactccactagtgagattttacttggtcgttgttgttgttgctgttgctctGACATTGTCCATATGAAATGCCGAAACTGAAATAGTGCTATTTTTGGCACAAAATACGTTTCTactgttttaaaaaaaagttacatttctacataaaacgcagtataatactgcgttttactttaacggaaaaTTAGCCGTTCAAgttaaacgcagtattatactgcgctttattaaaaaattaatttttaatgtAAAACGTTGTATTATACAACGTTTTACTTTGTCTGCATTTGCAGTTTTGCACCGGGCTATTTTCCTTTGCTCTTAATTCTAACCTTTTATACATGGGTCCCACAATTTCCCCTAGAATTTGGTGCACAACTTTCTTAAACACAAAGGAGttttaacagtaaaaaaaatGTTGATTAACCATATATATttaatattaaatatatatatatggaaatgtatttaatattaaaaaaatattaaaaaagtaaTACCCTAATTTATTTTGGTGTTACTATTACTTTGTTGGCGTTTGTACATAAGAattataaaattccaaaaaaagtcTAAATTATTTTAAgtgaaaatagtatttgaaaattagagttgtgtttgaacATGAGTAtagttttttcggttattttgaacattttgtgagtgatctaagtgaattttgaaaaataactttttggagtttttaaaatttttgaaaattttcaaaattcatcttcaagtaaaaattgaaaaatttatAGCCAAATagtgatttcgaaaaaaaaaatgaaaaaaaaatcgaaaaaatcaGCATACTTACCTATGAAAAATAGTAATGATTTATAATTGTAGTATCCACAAGTTAGCAATTACAGGAGAAATCAGCATGCTTACCTATGAAAAATAGTAATGATTAATGACTTGTAACTAGCGAGCAAGTTCAAACGGTCCTTAAAAGTTAGCAATTACAGGAGAAATCATATCATTATTTAATTCGAAGTGTTCCGTAAACTTAATGTATTAAAATTCTAGAAAGCTGCAGCGTTTTATTCAAATCAATATTTTCTAgaaaaaatttcactttttttttcgaaatcaataTTTATCTATAAAATTCTTATTTTcatttgaagatgaattttgaaaattttcaaatattttttaaaatttttactcaaatcactcacaaaaattccaaaacaacccaaaattaattcatgtccaaatacaactctaattttcaaatatcattttcacatgaatttctttttaatttttttggaattttacaattcttatgtccaaacacccACTAAAAATGCACAATACTATCAAACAAAGCATAATTAGGTAGTCTCACGCTAGAGTTATTTTCTAGAATAGTGGGTATCATATTATTGATTATATTGTTACAAAAAATACGACAGTATTTTTATTGTTTTGTTCTTATATCTTGTTAGATGACTATTTAAGTAATTAGCACACCTCACTTGGCCAATAATTCTACTGATGGACCTCATTTCACTACTAGAGAATGGAGAAATATTTCCGGGAAATCAAAACTCTAAAACATGAGAAATAAAAAAGTATTGTTGCAATAACAAATAAGAAACAAaacataataaaataataaaataaaaacaaagaaataagTAGATACCTGGATCAACattttttttactgttaaaaCTCCTTTGTGTTTAAGAAAGTTGTGCACCAAATTCTAGAGGAAATTGTGGGACCCATGTATAAAAGGTTGGAATTAAGAGCAAAGGAAAATAGCCTGGTGCAAAACTGCAAATGCAGACAAAGTTAGTAAAACATTGTATAATACAACGTTTTacattaaaaattaattttttaataaaatgcagtataatattgcgtttaactttaacggctaactttccgttaaagtaaaacgcagtattatactacgttttatgtagaaatgtaactttttttttttaaaacactaGAAACGTATTTTGTGCCAAAAATGGCACTATTTCAGTTTCGGGCTCTGGACCTGCCTGATTTAGGATTCTTGGAACCTGTGGAGCTTCGTTTTATTGTGtcattaatttgttttaaaacatGCCAAGAAACTGGTCCAATGAGACCAATTGGAGGAACGACAAGTTGATTTAATGTGATG
This region includes:
- the LOC104230802 gene encoding ribose-phosphate pyrophosphokinase 1-like isoform X2; translated protein: MASSLALPSTSTKSSSLCQSFVPKRTHQPSFVSCERSEPVNGKPRVPIINDGTLPKFLQAKRLENAVSRNNSRLKIFTGTANPSLSQEIAWYMGFDLGKVNIKRFADGEIYVQLQESVRGCDIYLIQSTCPPANENLMELLVMIDACRRASAKTITAVIPYFGYARADRKTQGRESIGAKLVANLITEAGADRVLACDLHSGQSMGYFDIPVDHVYCQPVVLDYLASKKISSNDLVVVSPDVGGVARARAFAKKLSDAPLAIVDKRRQGHNVAEVMNLIGDVKGKVAVMVDDMIDTAGTIAKGAALLHQEGAREVYACCTHAVFSPPAIERLSSGLFQEVIVTNTIPAMEKNYFPQLTVLSVANLLGETIWRVHDDCSVSSIFQ
- the LOC104230802 gene encoding ribose-phosphate pyrophosphokinase 1-like isoform X1, which translates into the protein MASSLALPSTSTKSSSLCQSFVPKRTHQPSFVSCERSEPVNGKPRVPIINDGTLPKFLQAKRLENAVSRNNSRLKIFTGTANPSLSQEIAWYMGFDLGKVNIKRFADGEIYVQLQESVRGCDIYLIQSTCPPANENLMELLVMIDACRRASAKTITAVIPYFGYARADRKLQTQGRESIGAKLVANLITEAGADRVLACDLHSGQSMGYFDIPVDHVYCQPVVLDYLASKKISSNDLVVVSPDVGGVARARAFAKKLSDAPLAIVDKRRQGHNVAEVMNLIGDVKGKVAVMVDDMIDTAGTIAKGAALLHQEGAREVYACCTHAVFSPPAIERLSSGLFQEVIVTNTIPAMEKNYFPQLTVLSVANLLGETIWRVHDDCSVSSIFQ